The window CCAGCGCAACAAGGCCGGTCGCACTAACAACAGGAAAGTGACGAACGCAGAAACCGGATTGCCGGGCAGACCGAACAAAAGCTTCTCCTGACAGCGGCCAAAAACAAATGGCCGGCCCGGCCGGATCGCAACCTTCCAGAATTGCAGCTCGCCGCCCATCTGCTCAAAGGCGCGTTTGATAAAATCCATCTCCCCCACCGAAACACCGCCCGACGTGACCACGGCATCGCATTGGTTGAACGCCATTTCCAGCGCGCTGCGCGTGGCGGTCAAAGTGTCCGGGACAAGCGGAAACATTTTCGAAATTCCGCCTGCCCTCGATAGGAGTGTCGCCAGACCAACACGATTGCTCTCGTAAATCTGGCCGGGCGACAGGGTTTGCCGCGCTTCCCGCAATTCCGAACCGCTGGCCAGCAAGCCAACGTCCGGTCGGCGACCGACCTTCACTTGCGTCAACCCCACTGCCGCCAGCAGACTCACGCGCCCAGCCGTCAAACAATCTCCCGGCTGGCCGAGCATGGCGCCGCGCTGCACATCCTCGCCCCGCAAGCGAACGTTTTCCCACGGCTTCACCTGGTCAAGAAACAAAACCCCTTCCGGATCGTTGGCCTCGGTGCGAGTGTCCTCCTGCATCATCACGGCGTCCGTGCCAAGCGGCAGCCGCGAACCGGTGAACAGACGCACACACATTCCGGGTTGAACTTCACCGTCAAACACCGTGCCCGCCGCGACTCTACCGCAAAGTCGTAACCGGACGGGGCAATCGCTGTGGGCGGCGGCGACATCGCTGGCGCGGACAGCGTAGCCATCCATCGCTGAGTTGTCGAAGACCGGGAGATCAAGCGGCGAAAGGATTTGTTCGGCCAACACGCGCCCGTGCGCCTGCGCCAATGGAATTTTTTCCGGCTCCGGTGCCGGGAGGGCGGAGAGAATTCGCGTCAAAGCATTTTCAAGTTCGAGCATAACGACGATGGGGCTGAAGTTGGGAGTAGCCGGTGGAGCTCGCCCTGTGGAATAGTGGCGGTAGCTGCCGGGCGTGAGTTCGCATTTATTCCACAGGGCGAAGTGGCTTGGTTCAATGCGCGGCGGCGGTCAAGACCAGCACTTGCTCCAAAGTCGAAATGCCATCGCGTGCCCGTTCCAACGCCACCATGCGCAAGGTCCTCATACCTTCGCCGATGGCGACCTTGGCCAGGTCCGACGAATTGGCGTGCGCGATGATGAGCTTGCGGATTTGATCGGTCACCGTCATCGCTTCGATGATGGCCAGCCGTCCCGCATAGCCGGAATTCTTGCAACGCTCGCACCCCCGTCCGCGGAACAGGACAACTCCATCGAAGAGACTCGGATCAATGCTGAGGTCTTCGTACATTTTGGAAGGGTAAGTGACCGGTTCTTTGCAGTGCGAACAGATGCGCCGCATCAAGCGTTGCGCGGCGGCCAGGATTACGGAGGAGGATATAAGAAATGGCGCAATGCCCATGTCATCCAGACGGGCGATGGCGCCGGCGGCGTCGTTGCAGTGCATGGTGCTCAAGACCTGGTGGCCGGTGAGCGCCGCTTCGACGGCGATTTCAGCCGTCTCGGTATCACGAATCTCGCCGATCATCACGATGTCCGGGTCCTGTCGCAGAATGGAGCGGAGGGCATTGGCGAAGGTCAATCCGATTTCTTTTCGGACGGGCACCTGGTTGATGCCGGGAATTTGATATTCCACCGGGTCTTCGACGGTGACGATGTTGTATTCCGGGTTGTTGAGTTCATTGAGCGCCGAGTAAAGGGTGGTGGTCTTGCCGGAGCCGGTCGGACCCGTCACCAGGATCAGTCCATGCGGCGCATTCACGGCAGTCTTGAACTGTTGAAAGGTGTCGGGGTCCAAACCCAGCTTGTCGATGCTGGCGGAAAGACTGGTCTTGTCGAGCACGCGGAGCACGCATTTCTCGCCGTGCACGGTGGGCAGAAAGGAAACACGCAAGTCAAAATCCTTGCCCGCCACGCGCACGCGCATGCGACCGTCCTGGGGCAGACGGCGCTCAGCAATGTCAAGGTTGCTCATGATTTTGAGACGGGAGGTGAGGGCGACGGCCATTTTTGAAGGCGGGGGCGTCATGTCCACCAGTGAACCGTCGATGCGGTAGCGCAAGCGGACCATTTTTTCGAACGGTTCGATGTGGATATCGCTGGCGCGGTCTTTGATGGCTTGCACCAGAATGAGGTTGGCCAGTTTGATGACCGGCGCTTCCTCGCTGGAGGCGGCCAGTTGGTCGAGGTTGACTTCCTCGATCGTTTCCCGGGCCACTTCCAGATTATCGGCCTCGGCGTCCACGTCCGCCTTCTTCTGGGCGTCCTGGATGATGTCCTCCATGCTGCCGCCCTTGACGCTTTCCAGGTTGGTCAGCTTGTCGAGGATCGCCTTTTCCGAGGCGATCAGCGGTGTGATTTCCAGTTTGGTGATCCGCCGGACGTCGTCGATGGCCAGCACGTTCAACGGGTCGGCCATCGCCAGATACAATTTATTGTCCAGCCGCGAGACGGGCAGGACTTTGTGGCTGTGGGCCACGTCGCGGGGCAGCAGGTCCGCCACGTCCTGGGCAATGCCCATGCGCGCGAGGTTGACGGGCGGCGTATGCAACACCCGCCCCATGGAGACGGCCAGGTCCACCTCGCTGACGTACGCTTTTTCGACGACGAGTTTGAGCAGGCGGGTGCCTTCTTTCTTTTGTTGTTGCAACAACTCTTCCACCTGCTTGGGCGAGAGCAAACCGTCTTCCACCAGGGCGTCGGCGATTCGTTCTCCAAAAGATTTAAGCGGTGGCATGGTTCAAAAAAAAATTCTAACGGAAGATTCGTTGCAGGGTGTGCACGAGGTCAAAGGGCGGGGTCAAGTACCATAACAGCCGGTTGTGGGTCGCCTCCTGGAGTTCCTTGGCGGCCTGGCGATTGAACGGGTTGGCCGTGGCCACCAGCACGGACTTGCTCATGCGATCAAAGGGCAGCACACACCAGCGCTGGCAGGTCTCCGCCGGAAAACTGTGCGCCAATTCCATGTCGATCTCGTACTTGTCCAGCGGCAGAAAGGCCAGCCGCAGTTTGTCCGCCAGAATTTTCACACATTTGTTGGCGGCCATGATCCCCTTGGTTTCCAACACCTGGATGAAGGGCTCGATCACTCCGTTCGGCGGACTTGATAAATCCGCTTTGGCCCAGCACAGATCGAAATCGCCCGCGGAGATGAGCTTGCTCTCCACAAAAATCTTGTACATCTCCTGGCGGCCATCTTCGACCTCCAAGGACGCCGGTTTGGCGGAAGGTTTTTTGATGCGGTTGGTGCCCCCAGGCGCTTTGTTCAGCATCGTCGTGCCGCCCGGCGAAGTCTCGACGGCCAGCTTGTTGGCCTTGTTCTCGATTTCCTTCAAGGCGGCTTGCACATCCGGATCGCCCGGAAAACGTTGGAGGATGGTTTCGTACTCCAGAATGGCCGAGGAAAGCTGGCCCAATTGCACATAAGCCTGGGCAATCCGTTTGGAAGTGCTCGCCACATCCTGTTCCCGGCCCAGCTTGAAGTAGGCTTCCTTCAGGATTTCCAACGATTGATAATCCAGCGGCTGCGATTGAGTGATGACCTCAAACATCTCAATCGTCTGGCCCAACTGGGCTTCTTCACTGCTGGTCAATGTGCCGGCCATGACAATTTATTTCTTTCAACCATCCCGCCGCGCCCGGCCTCACGCCCGAGGAACACGGCCATTGAACTTTCGCCGCAAACTCGGAAACAATAATAGCGGGTTGTCTCTGCCAACGCAACCTTCCTTTTCCAAACCGCTCGAGCTGCGGAATTGCAATTCGCGTTCGGATTGAGGAGGCTCGGCTTGGACCGGGCCGGGAAGCCGGCCCACAGCATCAACCATGCATGAACTGTCGCCAATCATGATTCCCGCGGCGGGCGAACGATCCCAACGCTTCGTCGGCGACCGCGTCCGCTTCACGCTGCGCGACCGCGAAGGCCGACCGTTGCCCGCCGGCTGGTGCGCCCGGCTGCGCACCAATCTGGGCCGCGCCGAGGTGTTGCGCAGCGAAATCATCCAGGCCCACACGAAGAAACTGCCGCTCGCCGGCGGCTCCTGGCGCGACCTGCCGATGACGCAGCAGGAACAGGAATGGCAACTGGAACTGCCGCTGACCGAGGTCGGTTATTTCAAGGCCAAGGCTTACGCCGTTGATCCGCGCGGCTGGCAACACTGGCCCGGGGGTCCGGACGTCGGCCTTTCCGTTCAGCCGGACGCCTGCCGCACGGCCAACACGATTTAC of the Verrucomicrobiota bacterium genome contains:
- a CDS encoding molybdopterin molybdotransferase MoeA, which produces MLELENALTRILSALPAPEPEKIPLAQAHGRVLAEQILSPLDLPVFDNSAMDGYAVRASDVAAAHSDCPVRLRLCGRVAAGTVFDGEVQPGMCVRLFTGSRLPLGTDAVMMQEDTRTEANDPEGVLFLDQVKPWENVRLRGEDVQRGAMLGQPGDCLTAGRVSLLAAVGLTQVKVGRRPDVGLLASGSELREARQTLSPGQIYESNRVGLATLLSRAGGISKMFPLVPDTLTATRSALEMAFNQCDAVVTSGGVSVGEMDFIKRAFEQMGGELQFWKVAIRPGRPFVFGRCQEKLLFGLPGNPVSAFVTFLLLVRPALLRWQGARDVNLPAHPGVLAETLTNRGERRHFMRVVVDDAGNIRSAGTQASHCLGSLAAANGLVDVPPSTTLAPGTTVSVMRWE
- the tadA gene encoding Flp pilus assembly complex ATPase component TadA; translated protein: MPPLKSFGERIADALVEDGLLSPKQVEELLQQQKKEGTRLLKLVVEKAYVSEVDLAVSMGRVLHTPPVNLARMGIAQDVADLLPRDVAHSHKVLPVSRLDNKLYLAMADPLNVLAIDDVRRITKLEITPLIASEKAILDKLTNLESVKGGSMEDIIQDAQKKADVDAEADNLEVARETIEEVNLDQLAASSEEAPVIKLANLILVQAIKDRASDIHIEPFEKMVRLRYRIDGSLVDMTPPPSKMAVALTSRLKIMSNLDIAERRLPQDGRMRVRVAGKDFDLRVSFLPTVHGEKCVLRVLDKTSLSASIDKLGLDPDTFQQFKTAVNAPHGLILVTGPTGSGKTTTLYSALNELNNPEYNIVTVEDPVEYQIPGINQVPVRKEIGLTFANALRSILRQDPDIVMIGEIRDTETAEIAVEAALTGHQVLSTMHCNDAAGAIARLDDMGIAPFLISSSVILAAAQRLMRRICSHCKEPVTYPSKMYEDLSIDPSLFDGVVLFRGRGCERCKNSGYAGRLAIIEAMTVTDQIRKLIIAHANSSDLAKVAIGEGMRTLRMVALERARDGISTLEQVLVLTAAAH